A single Zootoca vivipara chromosome 1, rZooViv1.1, whole genome shotgun sequence DNA region contains:
- the GORASP2 gene encoding Golgi reassembly-stacking protein 2 has translation MGSSQSVEIPGGGTEGYHVLRVQENSPGHRAGLEPFFDFIVSINGSRLNKDNDTLKDLLKANVEKPVKMLVYSSKTLELRETSVTPSNLWGGQGLLGVSIRFCSFDGANENVWHVLEVESNSPAALAGLRPHSDYIIGADTVMNESEDLFSLIETHETKPLKLYVYNTDTDNCREVVITPNSAWGGEGSLGCGIGYGYLHRIPTRPFEEGKKISLPGQLSSSPITPLKDGFTEVQLSSVNPPPSLPPGTTGTEQALAGLSISSTPAIPNVLNTGVPTVPLLPPQSSQALPPVNPAVTLPGLMPLPTGLPNLGNIPNLNLPAPHLMPGPGLADIGHPGLPPLPSLPSLNLTGISPEFMAQFPLVTEVSTRPADLLSSAPQTWSLPVNPGTTVGVEQISTFILDTPPPLITATTMAATATPPPNAAPAAAAKVSTPEDRGDGSSAFNEKAASLVTETAASESS, from the exons ATGGGCTCCTCTCAGAGCGTGGAGATCCCCGGCGGGGGCACAGAGGGCTACCACGTCCTGAGA GTGCAAGAAAATTCACCAGGACATAGAGCTGGACTGGAGCCATTCTTTGATTTCATTGTTTCAATTAATGGTTCAAGATTG AACAAAGACAACGACACGCTCAAGGATCTGTTGAAAGCGAATGTGGAGAAACCCGTGAAAATGCTAGTGTACAGCAGCAAAACCCTGGAGCTCAGAGAGACATCGGTAACTCCCAGTAACCTCTGGGGTGGGCAAGGCCTATTGGGAGTCAGCATTCGTTTCTGCAGCTTTGACGGGGCCAATGAGAATGTGTGGCATGTGCTG GAAGTTGAATCCAACTCACCTGCTGCTCTTGCAGGTCTCAGACCTCATAGTGACTACATCATTGGTGCAGATACTGTCATGAATGAG tctgAGGATTTATTCTCCCTTATCGAAACGCATGAAACCAAACCATTAAAACTTTACGTATACAACACAGATACTGATAATTGTCGGGAAGTGGTCATTACCCCAAACTCAGCCTGGGGTGGAGAAGGAAG CCTCGGTTGTGGCATTGGGTATGGCTACTTGCATCGAATACCGACGCGCCCTTTTGAAGAGGGAAAGAAGATTTCTCTTCCAGGACAGTTGTCTAGTTCACCTATTACCCCACTCAAAGATGGTTTTACAGAA GTTCAGCTGTCTTCGGTGAACCCTCCACCTTCATTACCACCTGGAACCACAGGAACCGAACAGGCTCTGGCTGGGCTTTCCATTAGCTCAACTCCTGCCATCCCTAACGTGCTCAATACAG gTGTTCCTACAGTACCATTATTGCCTCCCCAGTCAAGCCAGGCTCTTCCTCCAGTTAACCCAGCAGTAACTTTGCCAG GACTGATGCCGTTACCCACTGGACTTCCCAACCTGGGTAATATCCCGAACCTTAACTTACCCGCCCCACACTTAATGCCTGGTCCTGGATTAGCAGACATAGGACATCCCG GTTTGCCACCGCTTCCTTCCTTGCCTTCCTTAAACCTTACTGGGATCTCGCCAGAATTTATGGCACAGTTTCCATTGGTGACTGAGGTGTCCACCCGGCCTGCGGATCTACTATCCTCCGCTCCTCAGACATGGAGCTTACCTGTTAATCCTGGCACTACAGTAGGTGTGGAACAAATCTCCACCTTTATCCTggatactcctcctcctcttattacTGCAACAACGATGGCTGCTACTGCCACTCCTCCTCCcaatgctgctcctgctgctgctgccaaggtGTCCACCCCTGAAGACAGAGGGGATGGCTCATCTGCATTCAACGAGAAAGCAGCATCCTTGGTGACGGAGACAGCTGCATCTGAATCATCATAA